The nucleotide sequence AGGGACATGATAAGAAATCAAAATATTCAAGAGAAAGTCAGGATTGCACCTATAGAGGAAAAATTctgagagacacatttaagatggtatggaTATGTACTTAGGCAACTAATAAATATACCAATTACGCGATATGAGATTTTGACAAATCTTGTTTTTGCACTTTCTATGTTTATTTTCTATTGATCTCAGAATTTTTGTAGaacttttgtgtttctttttgtcATTTCTTCTCTATTATGTTCATTTAGTTTGGCAGAATAAGTATCTTAATACTATTATCTTGTTACTATTGACTAATGTGCTAATGAAGAGAATAATTTAGTTTATATTCTTAAGAAGCATGAATCTCAGCAAATATTCTTCTAGGTAGGATTACTTGTTTAGCTACCATCATGGCATCATATGCATATTAGGTTACCAAACTGCGAGGCCTTTAAGTCATCTCTTCCTGTTTGTGTTAATGATAAACTTTCCTTTGCTATATCTTATACTGTCCAATAATTAGTATTActgaaggattttttttttctaaccacTAACCACCACCGAAGGAGTTTTTGTTTGTTTTGGACTGTTGATATCAgatctttaattttatatatactcCATTATACTTTTATTTGAATTATGTACAATGAAACATATATTACCATTTTTTTCAGTTGACATTATTTCAATCATATTATGTATGTTTCTCTATCTTGTTTGGAGCACTGAAAGCTTTCTTTTCTCATTCTATCCTTGTGAGTTAAATATGGAAGATGAATCAGACAAAATATGAAGCCAGGCTAACAATACATGCTCCATTGTTTCACAAATTTAGCACTTGAAACAATTTGTTTAGAGTGAttaatttttttagataaaaTGTAAATAAACTACGGAGGAAGAAGTGATTTACCATTCCTGGGAATGGTTCTTTACCAGTTACTGATTTTGCCCCTTCGTTGAGGCAATTAAAATCCATCTatgctttcaaagttttttcCAGATGCAAAAAGATCTTTAGATTGTTTGACTACCTTAAATAAATGGTCAATATAGCAAAAATCTCTATTTACCACGTGACCTGCTTTTTGTCTTACTTAATTAATTACACCTTCTGTGAAAAACAGGTACGCCTCTACATTCAAGAAAGAAGACCCAGGAGAGGACCAATGCCCAATCGGAGGATGACGAAGAAAGCTAACTATTACCTAACATTATTCATTTGCGGTGAGAGCTTTAGTTGTTGTTGTTATACATCATAAAACCAGAGAACCAAGTTAAACTTACTCCATTTCCAAGTATTTGAGTGCAATATATTGATGGAATACCAATTTGCTCACTACCTAAGCTATATAAATGTCAAACCGCGTGTTCTTAAGATTCCATATCTAAATTATTGGTTTCTTGTTCGGAAGGCTCTTTCCATAGAACAATGTCTATTCAAAGCACTCCATTTCCATTGTTGTAAGAACGAAGCTCTTTCCCTTACTGTTGTTGTAAAAACGATTGTTTTTTAGAAAATGTGAGATGTAGTCAGTTCTGCCCTTACCCCCTGATGAAACATTTTACAGTCATTAAATTATCTGTTCGAACTGTGATTAAATTTCTGGGATCATGGTGAAGATGTGAAGGCAGAATGGGTAATAGGAAATGTTTAGAAAAATGCAGTAAAAATCACGGTGTAAGATTTCTCTCCATGACTCGACGGGACAAGAGTGCGCCCACGAACGCAACATTCAAGGGGCAAATTTGGGCTCCATGTATCGTATCAATCAATTACCTCTTTTGTTCCTCTCCAATCCGTTCCTTCGCTCGATCTCCTTCTTCTCATTATAAGTCAAATCTAGTACTTGTGTGCATATGATGGAATCCGTCGGAGACTTGCCTTCGACTCGGACTACTTCTGCAGTCGGCAACGACGACGACGGAGAAGAGCCATTGGAGTCCACCAACAAAACTTCTAGTCGTGAAGCTCTAGCAGTCGTAGAGCACTGCTGTCTCACGCCCAAGTCAGGGGAGACCGGCGGCGCTGATCCAGTATGCCCACCGGCGCCGAAGAAACTGCCCTGCCGTCTGCAGCCTGCGAAAAGAAGACGCAAATCCGTACTGCACAAAGCTGATAACTACTTCCCGGTGCCGGACGATCTCGCCATGGTCTTCATACCCATCAGGGCCAAGAAAGCTAAGAGAAGCTCGATCAAGTAATTCAATTCGCATGCacattctttttttattttaaactccTTAATAAAATCAGTCCCCGTTCACAAGAGATTATCTTTTCTTTTTCGTTAATCATTCTGTGTTAGATATGTTCTTAAGCTTCTGCCTTGTTAATGTGGTTCATTATCAACTAACTAAGAGCTTTCTTATCTTGAAAATCTGATTCCTTGCTCAGTGTTTATAATTGAAGGTGAATTTAACTATATATAAGTTTATGATTCAAAAAATCGAGTGATATCTAGATCAACCTTTCAAAATTCTGAATTCTTTCTCTCTTATCCGTTGCAGTGAATCTCATTCAATTTTCCATTAATGCTCCTTCACATTAAGCGTTGAGTTACAGTAAAATAGCCAGATCCTGCAGTATTGCCATGGCTGTGAGTGATTGGGATAGTAATTTACTGTTATGAGAACTTAACTTACTCATGCAGTGATCCCTATCAGTGGATGGATGCATGAGACACCTGGCTATTCATATCATAATGCGATGATGACCCACCCTGTCCAATTATTGTAACAtttctctttttttcc is from Zingiber officinale cultivar Zhangliang chromosome 7B, Zo_v1.1, whole genome shotgun sequence and encodes:
- the LOC122003461 gene encoding uncharacterized protein LOC122003461 isoform X1, which encodes MMESVGDLPSTRTTSAVGNDDDGEEPLESTNKTSSREALAVVEHCCLTPKSGETGGADPVCPPAPKKLPCRLQPAKRRRKSVLHKADNYFPVPDDLAMVFIPIRAKKAKRSSINESHSIFH
- the LOC122003461 gene encoding uncharacterized protein LOC122003461 isoform X2 produces the protein MMESVGDLPSTRTTSAVGNDDDGEEPLESTNKTSSREALAVVEHCCLTPKSGETGGADPVCPPAPKKLPCRLQPAKRRRKSVLHKADNYFPVPDDLAMVFIPIRAKKAKRSSIKRIPQEME